The genomic region TGGTGGGCGAGGTGCTGGACGTGATCAAGGGCCTGACCCGGCTGGGCGTGACCCTGGTGATCGTCACCCACGAGATCGGCTTTGCGCGTGAAGTTGCCGACCACGTGGTGTTTCTCTGCGACGGCCAACTGATCGAAGAGGGTCCGCCCGAGCAGATCCTGCGCCAACCCCGCCATCCCCGCACCCAGGCCTTTCTCGGCAAGGTGCTTTAGTTCAAGGAGTGACTGCCCATGTTCATCAACACCACCCGCGTGGCCTTGCTGGCGCTTGCCGTCAGCACCGCGCAATACGCCTTCGCCGTGCAACAGGTTGATCTGAGCCCCGACCGCCCGCGCATCCATGTGCCGCGCAATGAAGCGGCCATCGCGCAGATCCCGCCGGGGTTCAAGTTCGCCCAGCCGGGCAAGTTCACCGTGGCCGTGTCCGGCGTGGCCGGGCCGCCCCTGGCGCTGCTCGCCAGTGACGACAAGACCACCATCGGCAGCGAAGCCGACACCGCACAACTGATCGCCGACAGCCTCGGCCTGCAACTCAACGTGGTACAGACCAGTTGGGAGGATTGGCCCCTGGGCGTCAGCTCGGGCAAATACGACGTGGTGATCAGTAACGTCACCGTCACCGAAGCGCGCAAAAAGCGTTTTGACTTCGCCACCTACCGCCAGGATGTGCTCGGCTTTTACGTCAAGAGCACCAGCAAGATCACTGAGATCAAGCAGGCGGCGGACATTGCCGGGCTGAAGATCATCGTCGGCTCCGGCACCAACCAGGAAAAGGTCCTGCTGGCCTGGAACGAGGCCAATGAAAAAGCCGGCCTCAAGCCTGCGCTGTTGCAGTACTTCGACGACCAGGCCGCCGCGCAACTGGCGGTGCAGTCAGGGCGCAGTGATGCGCTGTTCGGGCCGAACTCGGTGTACGCCTATTCGGCGGCGATCACCGGCGGTATCAAGCGCGTCGGCACCGTCAACGGTGGCTGGCCGCTGCAGGCCGATATCGCCGTGACCACGCGCAAGGACAACGGCCTGGTCCAGCCGATCCACACCGCCTTGCAAGGCGCGATTGCCGGTGGCCAATACGAACAGGTCTTGCAGCGCTGGGGCCTGGATGTGGAGCGGGTCGACCAATCGCTGATCAACCCGCCCGGGCTGCCGGACTAAGGAGGTTTGGACATGGGACTGACACGACGTGAAGCGTTGTCGAGCATTGCCGCAGTGGGCGGTGAAAAGGCCGTCAAGGATGCATTGGCGGTCTTGGGCCTGGGCCCATCCTCACATCGCCGGCCGCAACCGCTGAAACTCAAGGACGGCCTGGGGCAGGGCACCCGCGTGTTGGTACTGGGCGCCGGGATTGCCGGGCTGGTCACGGCACTGGAACTGAGCCGCGCCGGCTTCAACGTGCAAGTGCTCGAAGCCCGAGAGCGCGTGGGGGGCCGCACCTGGACCCTGCGCAACGGTGACCGCGTGGACTACAAGGATGGTCGCTCGCAGACCGTAGGGTTTGATCCGGGCCGGTATTTCAACGCCGGCCCCGCGCGCATTCCCAGCCAACACCGCACGATCCTCGATTACTGCAGTGAGCTGGGTGTGCCCCTGGAAGTGCTGGTCAACAGCAGCCATGGCGCCCAGGTGCGGCCGGACCTGGGCAAGCCAGCGTTCAGCGTCGGCCAGGCGCTCAACGATACCCGTGGGCACCTGTCCGGGCTGTTGGCCAAGGCGGTGCAGCGTGACGCCCTCGATGATGTGTTGAGCGGCGAAGAGCGCACGCGCTTGCTGGGTTTCCTGCAGGTGTATGGCGACCTGTCCCAGGAACTGACCTTCGAGGGCACCCTGCGCTCGGGGCACCTGGAATCCGCCGCCCACCCTGGCGCCTTGCCCGCCCGTTGTCGCCCGCTGGGGCTCGAACGCCTGCTGCACCCGGAACTCTGGGGCGCCTTGCTGCACACCGAGTTTCCGGAATTTTCCGCCACCATGTTCCAACCGGTGGGCGGTATGGACCGCATCACCGATGCCTTCTACCGGCGCGTGCATGAGCAGGTGCAACTGGGCGCCCGGGTGCGGCAGATCCGCCAATTGGAGGACGGCGTGGCGGTGACCTATCACGACCAGCACAGCGGCCGTGAACAGGTGGTGCGCGCCGATTACTTGATCTCGACCTTGCCGCTGCCATTGCTGGCCAAACTCGATACGGATTTCAGCGACCCGATCAAGGCCGCGTTGCGCAGCACCCGCAGCGATCAGGCGACCAAGGTGGCGTGGCAATCCCCGCGCTTCTGGGAAACCGATTACCGCACCTACGGCGGCCTGTCGTGGATCGAACACCCGGCGCGCCTGCTCTGGTATCCCAGCAACGACCTCAACACCCGCGACGGTGTGCTGGTGGCTGGTTATGTGACGGGGGAGGGCGCTGAGGTGTTTGGTGCGCAGCCGCTCGATAAGCAGTACGCCACTTCGAGGGAGGCCGTGGAGCTCCTGCATCCGGGTTATTCCAAGCACCTGCGTAATCCGCTGGCGGTGTCCTGGGAACAGATCCCCTACAGCGAAGGCCCATGGCTGCAACGTGAGCACTTCCCGGCCGAGGCCAGCGCCTTGCTCGAGCGCCCCCACGGCCGCGTGTACTTCGCCGGCGACGGCCTGGTGCAAAGCGGCGTGGGGATCTGGCAGGAGTCAGCCGCCAACTCAGCGCGCCATGTGGTCGCGCAACTGGCCGAGCGCGTCATCCAACAACGACAGACCGCGGCCGTGGCCGCTTCCTAAGGAGTAACACCATGAGCAACAGCATCCAACGCACCAGCGTCGGCGACTTCCCCATCTCGCAAACCGTCACCGTGCCGGCTTCCGCCAGCCTGGTGTTCGTCAGTGGCACGCTACCGGACCTCGTCGATCCGAGTGTGCCTGGGGTTTTTGGCGATACCGAAGTGCAGACTGCTTCGGTGTTCAACAAATTGCGCCAGATCCTGAGCCAACA from Pseudomonas synxantha harbors:
- a CDS encoding ABC transporter substrate-binding protein gives rise to the protein MFINTTRVALLALAVSTAQYAFAVQQVDLSPDRPRIHVPRNEAAIAQIPPGFKFAQPGKFTVAVSGVAGPPLALLASDDKTTIGSEADTAQLIADSLGLQLNVVQTSWEDWPLGVSSGKYDVVISNVTVTEARKKRFDFATYRQDVLGFYVKSTSKITEIKQAADIAGLKIIVGSGTNQEKVLLAWNEANEKAGLKPALLQYFDDQAAAQLAVQSGRSDALFGPNSVYAYSAAITGGIKRVGTVNGGWPLQADIAVTTRKDNGLVQPIHTALQGAIAGGQYEQVLQRWGLDVERVDQSLINPPGLPD
- a CDS encoding flavin monoamine oxidase family protein — encoded protein: MGLTRREALSSIAAVGGEKAVKDALAVLGLGPSSHRRPQPLKLKDGLGQGTRVLVLGAGIAGLVTALELSRAGFNVQVLEARERVGGRTWTLRNGDRVDYKDGRSQTVGFDPGRYFNAGPARIPSQHRTILDYCSELGVPLEVLVNSSHGAQVRPDLGKPAFSVGQALNDTRGHLSGLLAKAVQRDALDDVLSGEERTRLLGFLQVYGDLSQELTFEGTLRSGHLESAAHPGALPARCRPLGLERLLHPELWGALLHTEFPEFSATMFQPVGGMDRITDAFYRRVHEQVQLGARVRQIRQLEDGVAVTYHDQHSGREQVVRADYLISTLPLPLLAKLDTDFSDPIKAALRSTRSDQATKVAWQSPRFWETDYRTYGGLSWIEHPARLLWYPSNDLNTRDGVLVAGYVTGEGAEVFGAQPLDKQYATSREAVELLHPGYSKHLRNPLAVSWEQIPYSEGPWLQREHFPAEASALLERPHGRVYFAGDGLVQSGVGIWQESAANSARHVVAQLAERVIQQRQTAAVAAS